ATTTAAACGAGTAGAACCGCTATAAATCTTGAGCCATAAACGTAGCTACATAATTGACTTGGCAATGTGAAATAAAATACGCCTTTTCTGTACAAGGATTATAGCGATAACCTTGCAAATCTGCCAATGTAAATCCCATATTCTTGGCGAATTTAATTAAAGTCGTTGGTTTAATAAATTGTGCATAATGATGTGTGCCTTGGGGTAATAGCTTTAACATTTTTTCCGCTAGCAAAATCATCACTATCCACGCCATTACACTGCGGTTAATGGTGGTAATAATCAGTTTACCATTGGGTTTCAATAAACGTTGGCAATGATGCAGTAAAGATTCAGGTTTGTGAATATGTTGTAAAACGTCTAAACACAAAATACAATCAAAACGTTTATCTGGCGAATATTGTGCAATATCAATGCAATGATAATCAATTTGTAAGCCTTGTTGGCGAGCTTGTTGCTTGGCAATGTGTAATAAGGGGCAAGCAATATCAATGCCCGTTACCTTTGCCCCTTGTTGTGCTAAAGCCTGCGTCAAAATGCCACCACCACAACCTAAATCAAGGATTTGCTTATCTACAATGCCTTGATTTTGTTGCATAATATAGGCTAAACGCCAAGGAGTTAGCCGATGTAGGGGCTTAGATATACCATTGGGATCCCACCAATGCTGCGCCTGTTGGGCGAACTTATCCGATGTATTTACCATTTTCTTCTCAAGAAGTTACTCACTTACATAAATCTCACAAATTACTTGGAAAAATTAGGGTAATAATACAATTTATGGTACAATCTCGCCAATTTTTATTGATAAATTTTATAGCTTAGGAAATTCTCAATGAGCGATTTAGCCCAAGATATTACCCCTGTTAGCGTTGAGGAAGAATTAAAATCCTCTTATCTTGATTATGCCATGTCTGTGATTGTTGGTCGTGCATTACCCGATGTGCGTGATGGTTTAAAACCTGTTCATCGTCGCGTATTATTTGCTATGCACGAGGGTGGCAATGCCTATAATAAACCTTATCGTAAATCCGCCCGTATCGTGGGGGACGTCATCGGTAAATACCACCCACATGGCGATAGTGCAGTGTATGATACTATTGTGCGTATGGCTCAACCTTTCTCACTACGCTATATGTTAGTTGACGGGCAAGGTAATTTCGGTTCAGTGGACGGCGATTCCCCAGCAGCAATGCGTTATACCGAAGCGAGAATGACCAAAATTGCTCACGAGTTATTAGCGGATTTAGACAAAGAAACTGTTGATTTTGTACCGAACTATGACGGCTCAGAAATGATCCCAGAGGTGTTGCCAACTAAAGTCCCTGCCTTATTAATCAATGGTTCATCAGGGATTGCCGTAGGTATGGCAACCAATATTCCGCCCCATAATTTAGGCGAAGTGCTAGATGGTTGTTTAGCGTATATTGATAACAATCACATTAGTATTGATGAATTAATGCAATATATCCCGGGCCCAGACTTTCCTACCGCGGCATTAATCAACGGTCGAAAAGGCATTGAAGAAGCCTATAAAACAGGTCGTGGTAAAATTTATGTGCGTGCCAAAGCCCATATTGAAACCGATGAAAAAGGGCGTGAAACCATTATCGTTAATGAAATCCCTTATCAGGTCAATAAAGCGAAATTAATTGAAAAAATTTCTGACTTAGTAAAAGAGAAAAAAGTCGAGGGAATTAGTGCATTGCGTGATGAATCCGATAAAGAAGGTATGCGGATTGTGATTGAAGTAAAACGTGATGCCGTTGGGGAAGTGTTACTTAACCAACTTTACGCCCTGACTCAATTACAAATCACCTTTGGGATTAATATTGTTGCCCTTGACCATGGGCAGCCAAAAGTGCTTAACCTCAAACAATTAATTGAAGCCTTTGTGTTGCACCGCCGCGAAGTAGTAACACGCCGTACTGTGTTTGAATTACGCAAAGCTCGTGAACGAGCACATATCTTAGAGGGGCTTGCCATTGCCTTAGCCAATGTTGATCCTATTATTGAGTTAATTCGTCAAGCACCTAATCCTGAAGCCGCGCGTCAAGCCTTATTAAGCCAAGGTTGGCAACTCGGTCATGTGGCACAAATGTTAGCCGCCACTGGGGTTGATGCCGCTCGCCCGGAAGAATTATCGGCGGAATATGGTATTCGTGATAACAAATATTATTTAACTGAAGTACAAGCTCAAGCAATTTTGGACTTACGCTTACAAAAACTTACTAACCTGGGTAAAGATGAAATTCTAGAAGAATATCAAAAATTGATCGATGTTATCGGCGAGTTGTTGCATATTTTACGCAGCCCAGAACGCTTAATGGAAGTTATTCGTGAAGAATTAGAGCAAATTCGTGAACAATTCAATGATCCACGCCGTACTGAAATTACCACTAGTTCGGGCGATATTGATTTAGAAGATTTAATCGCACGAGAAGATGTGGTGGTTACCCTTTCTCACCAAGGCTATGTGAAATATCAACCCTTAACGGACTATGAAGCTCAACGTCGCGGTGGTAAAGGAAAATCTGCCACTAAAATGAAAGAGGAAGACTTTATTGAGAAATTGTTGGTGGCTAATACCCACGACACGATTCTTTGTTTCTCAAGTCGTGGGCGTTTATATTGGTTGAAAGTCTATCAATTACCACAAGCAAGCCGAGGGGCAAGAGGTCGTCCAATCGTCAATATTTTACCTTTAGAACAGAATGAGCGTATTACCGCTATCTTGCCTGTTTCTGATTATGAAGAAGATAAATTTGTTGTTATGGCAACAGCAGGTGGTATCGTGAAGAAAACTGCCTTAACCGAATTTAGTCGCCCAAGAGCCAATGGCATTATTGCCTTGAACTTGCGTGATGAAGACGAGTTAATCGGGGTGGATATTACCGATGGTAACAATGAAATTATGTTATTCTCCGCACAAGGGCGTGTAGTACGCTTCTGTGAAAGTGCGGTGCGAGCAATGGGGCGTATTGCAACAGGGGTAAGAGGTATTAAACTTGCCTTAACCAATGACCTCAGTGATGATGAAAATAGTTCAGAAAGCGAGGACAATATTGAGGATAATAACAATGAAGATATTCTCGATCTCAATATTGATAAAGTGGTTTCTTTAGTTGTACCAAAAAATGATGGCGAAATCCTTACAGCAACCCAAAACGGTTATGGTAAACGTACAAAATTGGCTGAATACCCAACCAAATCGCGTAACACCAAAGGGGTTATTTCCATTAAAGTGAGTGAACGTAATGGTAAAGTGGTCGCCGCTACTCAAGTGGAAGAAAGCGATCAAATTATGTTAATCACTGATGCTGGTACTTTAGTCCGTACTCGTGTAAGTGAAGTGAGCATTGTCGGTCGTAATACTCAAGGGGTACGCTTAATCCGTACAGTGGATAACGAACAATTAGTCAGCCTAGAGCGTGTTGCTGAGGTTGATGAAGAAGACGACGTTACCATTGATGAAAATGAATAAAATCATTTATAACGTCTATAAAGTGCGGTGGTTTTTACCACCGTTTTTTATTTCTTTTTCTTATAGTTGTTTCAATTTAAAATAAGGCAAGGTATGCCTGCACCGTATTATTTTAAAGTGGAACGGCTATAAAAACACTAGCCAAAAAAACCCTGAACAGGTAACATAACAGAATATTATTGATGAAATACTTCTTCCTCTCGTTTACTCGCTAGGAATGCGCATGAAATATCAGAAACTTGAAAATCAAGAAGCCCATTGGAAATGGCTTTATTTAGTCAAAAAACAACGCAATGGAGAACCCATTACTGCTTATACTGAAAAAAGCCTTGAACAAGATATTGCACAACAATTAATTCAAGCACAAAATAATCCAGCACTTATTGAAAACTGGATTGATCAGCATCTTGCTCCGCATTTAGTGGTGAAACTGGATCAAGCTATTCGTGCTAAGCGAAAACGCTTTTTTAATGCCGAGAAACAAGCGACTAAGAAAAAATCCATTGATTTAGAATATGCTGTTTGGTTACGGCTTTCAAAATACTCTAAAAAAAATAAGATGACGTTATCCGAAACCATTAACTTTATGATTGACGAACAAGAAAGCAAAGCCCTATATGAATCGCAAATGTCAATGATGAAAGCAGGGCTTGCGGATTTACTTAATCGTCCTAAATAGTTTATGCTCGCCTTTTACCCGGCGATAGAATATTCGATTAAAAGAAAATTCCGCATAATATGCCATTATCCCAGTATTCGGTATAAAACAATCAATAAAATACTATAACCTGCTGCCAATACGTCATCGATCATTATGCCAAAACCATTATGTAATTTTTGATCAAAATAACGAATGGGATAAGGCTTGAGAATATCAAAGAAACGAAAGAGTAGAAAAGCAATAATGCACCACCCCCAAGTCAAACTTGGAATGGCAAGTAATACCAAAAAAATCCCTACAAATTCGTCCCAAACAATAGAACCATGATCATGTACGCCCATATCTTTAGCCGTTTTACCGCAAAAATAACAGCCCAACACAAAACTAAGCAGAGTAAATAATAAAAATCCTTGAGCTGATAAAACAGACAATAATCCCCCACCAATAAATAATCCAGCTAAACTTCCCCAAGTGCCGGGGGCAGGTGAAAGCAAACCAGAACCAAAACCTACGGCACAAAAATGAATGGGATTGGTCAAGTTAAGTCCTATTAATTTTTTTCTCATTATTCTCTCTTATTTAAAATGATCAAAACCTGTTGTTAAAACCAAATCTATCGGTTTTCCGTCTTTCACATAATGAATTGTTGGCTCGCCATGATGAATTTGCCCAATACAAGTTAAAGGCACACCAATATGATTTAGCAATTTAGTTAATTTTGCCCGATTATGGTCAGCTACGGTAAAACAAAGCTCATAATCTTCTCCCCCAGTGAGTGCATATTGTTGTGCTTTTTCTATTGCCACTTGATTTAACAAAGATGGCGATAAGGGTAAATTTGTCAATTCTACCTTGGCACAGCATTGACTACGCCGCAAAATATGCATTAAATCCCCTGCTAAGCCATCTGAAAGGTCAATAGCTGAACTGGCTAATTGTGATAATGCTAACTCTAATCCTAGCAAAACTCTTGGGGTTGGACGCAAATGACGTTGAATTAAAAATTCTTGCTCAAAATTGACCGCACTTTTTCCTTGCTGTTGGCATTGCTGTAATAATGCCAAACCTGCGGCACTATCGCCTAAACTGCCTGAAACATAAATCCAATCCCCTGCCTTTGCCCCATGTCGGCATAATGCTCGCCCCTTTGCTACTAAACCATGTGCTGTTATTGTCAGAGATAAAGGTCCTTTAGTGGTATCGCCGCCAATTAAATCAACATTATAATGATCTAACACTTGAAAAAAACTTTGACTAAATTGAGCTAACCATTGTTCATCTAATTTTGGCAAGGTTAATGCTAAAGAAACCCAAGCAGGCTCAGCCCCCATAGCAGCTAAATCACTGAGGTTTACCGCTAAGGCTTTATAAGCTAAATCTTGCGGTGCAATATCAGAAAAGAAATGAATATTCTCAACTAACGTATCGGTAGTAATCACTAAAGATTGATGAGCAGGAATGTTGGTAATGGCACAATCATCACCAACAGAAAGCAACACATCTTTACGCTGAGGATGTGTAGAGGCAGTAAAATAACGCTGAATAAGATCAAATTCCCCTGTCATTTACCTACCTCAACCTATTATTTGCGTGCTAATACGGGGGCAATTTTATCTAATACCGCATTAACATATTTATGGCTTTCCTCCGCCCCAAAGGATTTCGCCAACTCAATAGCCTCATTAATGACTACTTTATAAGGCACATCTAAGGCATATTTCAATTCATAAACCGCTAAACGTAAAATTGATTTTTCAATAGGATCTAATTCATCAAAATCACGCTTATCTAAATAAGGTTTAATTTGCTCATCAATAGGCTCAATAAACTGTACCGTTTGACGAAATAGCTGACGAAAATAAGGCTTATCAGTCCCTTTTAACACTTCATCATCGCTAAAAAAAGCTAACTCAATATCTTCCGCTGGATTTTGCGAAATTTGCCAAGAATATAAGGCTTGCAAAGCACATTCACGCGCCCTATGGCGTGGCGAAATTTTTTTCTGTTTTACATTCATATTATGCAGACTTAATTTGCTCAAGTAAGTTCACCACTTCTAAAGCAACTAATGCCGCTTCAGCCCCTTTATTACCGGCTTTTGTTCCTGCACGCTCAATGGCTTGTTCAATATTTTCAGTGGTCAATACACCAAATGCCACTGGAATATCCGCTTGCATGGCTACTTGCCCCAAACCACTGCTTGCCTCGCCTGCCACATATTCAAAATGTGCCGTACCGCCACGAATAACCGTACCAAGTGCCACAATGGCGTCATATTGCTTACTTTCAGCTAAACGCCGAGCAACCAACGGCAATTCATAAGCTCCTGGAACACGCACTAACGTAATATTTTCATCTTTTACTTGACCAATACGCTTTAATGCGTCAACCGCACCTTCTAATAAACTTTCATTAATAAAACTATTGAAACGTGCAATCACAATCGCAATGCGTGCATTCGGTGCAGCAACAGCCCCTTCTAATATTTTCATATTTTTTCCTAATCATCATAAGTTAAACAAAATTCGCAACGAATTCTAGCATAAAACAAAATGGATTTCATTGTTTGCGTATAGTCGTTTCCATTTAAAATAACCCCAAGCTCCCCCAACGCTGTTGTAGAAACAACTATACTTGCAACAAAATAAATGCCAAAATAGGCCGCACTTCTCTGTTCTCTATTTGAATAAGGTAAGAAAACAAAGGGATTTTACGGCGATCAAAGCGTAAAAATTTGTTTATTGTATTACTGAAATAAAGGACTAAGCTATATTGCTATTGTAATGGCTGGGGTACTAGGATTCGAACCTAGGAATGCCGAGATCAAAACCCGGTGCCTTACCGCTTGGCGATACCCCAATGGGAACTTTATTAAAAATAGATTGTTAATGATAGTATGGCTGGGGTACTAGGATTCGAACCTAGGAATGCCGAGATCAAAACCCGGTGCCTTACCGCTTGGCGATACCCCACCTACTACTAAGACTGCAAGCTGATGAATGGTGCGGAACGAGGGACTTGAACCCACACACCTTTCGGCGCCAGAACCTAAATCTGGTGCGTCTACCAATTTCGCCAGTTCCGCAATGGTGGCTATGACGGGATTCGAACCTGTGACCCCAACATTATGAGTGTTGTGCTCTAACCAACTGAGCTACATAGCCATTTTCTCTGTTGCGACACCTCATCGGCTTTGCGGGGCTAATTATGCTGATATTCCTACCTTTCGTCAACTGTTTTTTTATGGAAAATTCTTTTTTTTATCTATTAGACTAGAGAATAAACAATTCATGTTGATTTTATAGCTCACCGCTTTAAAACTATACAACAATCTTGATTTCTTTTTTATTTTCTCACCAAAAGATTATTCTAAATGATTATCCTTCAATAAGTCTTCATTTTTAGCATGTGTCCATTTGCCTTGTTTCTTATCCATATATTGAAAATATTCATTGGTAAATGTGCCTTGCACACAAGTGATTTTATCAAGACGTTGCTTTACGCTTTTTCCTTCTACAGCTTGATTTAGGGTTACGGGACCTGTAAGAAAAAATACGCCGCCCTCAACACGTTTACATTCTATATTATCAATAATAATATCCAAAGTTTGCTGCAAAATAGGGTTTCCCTTTGCACAAGCAAGAAAAAAATTGGTGTATAATCCTCGCCTTGTTATTAAGACTTCATTATCGTCAGCTCCAACAATTTTCGCTAATCGCCATACTAAATGTGCGTCCATATCAAGATAAACACCGCCTTGATGATATAGGGTAAAAACTCGCCAAAAATCCGCCTGAGCCGCCCCATCAGTGAGCTTGCAATATGCCTGATAAGTCCGTTCATCGGCATATTGTTTTAAATATTGTTGCCGTTGTTCTGTCCCCATATAACGATAATCGTAACTTAAACTTAATAAGCGATTTAATAAATAATTACAATATACAGGCAAAGTAACTTGATTCGTATAATTGGTTTGCCAAACAATTCGGCTAATTTTACTTGGGCGAGAAGTGGAAAATTTAGCGGGGCTAAACTCAGGAATGGAAAAGCGTTTTTTCGGAAAGAAAAAATGAAAAATATAGCCTAACATTTTAACGCTATGTCCCAGTAAACGTAACAACCCAGCCACGCTTAAAATAATATAATATTGTGTTTTTTGCATAAAATCTCCATCGTCTGTTATTATTTTTATTTTAATCTTTTCATTAAAGATCAATTAAACGGCGTAATAACCGCCCATCTAATAATGCTTGTTTAATTAAGGCAAATGCCCCAATAATCTCTTCATCAACCAATTCTGAGGCAACCAAAGGAATATCTTTCACAAATTGCGGCAAAGCATGGCTCTCTAATGTTTTGATAATCGCAGGAAAAAGTACATTTTTAGCTTGCGTTATCTCCCCTGAAAGCACAATTTTTTCAGGATTAAACATATTCACACTCATGGCTAAAACCCGCCCAATTTGCACACCAACATACTCAATTAAATCCGTTGCAATACTATCTTGCTGATTACTTGCCTTACAAATGGTTTCAATATCATGGCTTTCCAAAGACAACCATTTGCTTTGATAACCATCTTCAAGAATTTGTTGCATTTTATCTTCAATCGCCACATTACTTACCACCGTTTCTAGACAACCTACATTGCCACATAAACAGCGTCTGCCCAAAGGATCTACTTGAATATGACCAATCTCCCCCACATTATTTTTATGCCCAGAAAAAACTTCGTGATTAATCACAATACCCGCCCCTACACCACGATGAATACGCAATAATAATGAATCATCACAATCCTGAGTTGCGCCAAAATAATGTTCGGCTAATGCTAAACTACGCACGTCATGTCCAATAAAACAGGCAATATGAAAACGTTGCTCTAAACGTTGGACTAAATCCCAAGGTTCATCTAACTGCATATTCATTAACGCCTGAATCTGCTGAGTACGACTATCCACTAATCCCGATAGAGTTATCCCAATAGCAATCAATTCTGCAGCAAAGTGCGGTTGATTTTGCAAAAATTTTTCTATTTGCTCAAACAATATCGCCTCCAACTGCACAATTTGAGCCGCCGCATTCTCTTCCAAGTGCGGTAATTTTTGCGACCATTTTTTATGCTTAATCGCCGCCAAATCCATAACCGCAAAGGTAAT
Above is a window of Volucribacter amazonae DNA encoding:
- the ubiG gene encoding bifunctional 2-polyprenyl-6-hydroxyphenol methylase/3-demethylubiquinol 3-O-methyltransferase UbiG — encoded protein: MVNTSDKFAQQAQHWWDPNGISKPLHRLTPWRLAYIMQQNQGIVDKQILDLGCGGGILTQALAQQGAKVTGIDIACPLLHIAKQQARQQGLQIDYHCIDIAQYSPDKRFDCILCLDVLQHIHKPESLLHHCQRLLKPNGKLIITTINRSVMAWIVMILLAEKMLKLLPQGTHHYAQFIKPTTLIKFAKNMGFTLADLQGYRYNPCTEKAYFISHCQVNYVATFMAQDL
- the gyrA gene encoding DNA topoisomerase (ATP-hydrolyzing) subunit A, with amino-acid sequence MSDLAQDITPVSVEEELKSSYLDYAMSVIVGRALPDVRDGLKPVHRRVLFAMHEGGNAYNKPYRKSARIVGDVIGKYHPHGDSAVYDTIVRMAQPFSLRYMLVDGQGNFGSVDGDSPAAMRYTEARMTKIAHELLADLDKETVDFVPNYDGSEMIPEVLPTKVPALLINGSSGIAVGMATNIPPHNLGEVLDGCLAYIDNNHISIDELMQYIPGPDFPTAALINGRKGIEEAYKTGRGKIYVRAKAHIETDEKGRETIIVNEIPYQVNKAKLIEKISDLVKEKKVEGISALRDESDKEGMRIVIEVKRDAVGEVLLNQLYALTQLQITFGINIVALDHGQPKVLNLKQLIEAFVLHRREVVTRRTVFELRKARERAHILEGLAIALANVDPIIELIRQAPNPEAARQALLSQGWQLGHVAQMLAATGVDAARPEELSAEYGIRDNKYYLTEVQAQAILDLRLQKLTNLGKDEILEEYQKLIDVIGELLHILRSPERLMEVIREELEQIREQFNDPRRTEITTSSGDIDLEDLIAREDVVVTLSHQGYVKYQPLTDYEAQRRGGKGKSATKMKEEDFIEKLLVANTHDTILCFSSRGRLYWLKVYQLPQASRGARGRPIVNILPLEQNERITAILPVSDYEEDKFVVMATAGGIVKKTALTEFSRPRANGIIALNLRDEDELIGVDITDGNNEIMLFSAQGRVVRFCESAVRAMGRIATGVRGIKLALTNDLSDDENSSESEDNIEDNNNEDILDLNIDKVVSLVVPKNDGEILTATQNGYGKRTKLAEYPTKSRNTKGVISIKVSERNGKVVAATQVEESDQIMLITDAGTLVRTRVSEVSIVGRNTQGVRLIRTVDNEQLVSLERVAEVDEEDDVTIDENE
- the matP gene encoding macrodomain Ter protein MatP translates to MKYQKLENQEAHWKWLYLVKKQRNGEPITAYTEKSLEQDIAQQLIQAQNNPALIENWIDQHLAPHLVVKLDQAIRAKRKRFFNAEKQATKKKSIDLEYAVWLRLSKYSKKNKMTLSETINFMIDEQESKALYESQMSMMKAGLADLLNRPK
- a CDS encoding phosphatidylglycerophosphatase A family protein, coding for MRKKLIGLNLTNPIHFCAVGFGSGLLSPAPGTWGSLAGLFIGGGLLSVLSAQGFLLFTLLSFVLGCYFCGKTAKDMGVHDHGSIVWDEFVGIFLVLLAIPSLTWGWCIIAFLLFRFFDILKPYPIRYFDQKLHNGFGIMIDDVLAAGYSILLIVLYRILG
- the thiL gene encoding thiamine-phosphate kinase — encoded protein: MTGEFDLIQRYFTASTHPQRKDVLLSVGDDCAITNIPAHQSLVITTDTLVENIHFFSDIAPQDLAYKALAVNLSDLAAMGAEPAWVSLALTLPKLDEQWLAQFSQSFFQVLDHYNVDLIGGDTTKGPLSLTITAHGLVAKGRALCRHGAKAGDWIYVSGSLGDSAAGLALLQQCQQQGKSAVNFEQEFLIQRHLRPTPRVLLGLELALSQLASSAIDLSDGLAGDLMHILRRSQCCAKVELTNLPLSPSLLNQVAIEKAQQYALTGGEDYELCFTVADHNRAKLTKLLNHIGVPLTCIGQIHHGEPTIHYVKDGKPIDLVLTTGFDHFK
- the nusB gene encoding transcription antitermination factor NusB; this translates as MNVKQKKISPRHRARECALQALYSWQISQNPAEDIELAFFSDDEVLKGTDKPYFRQLFRQTVQFIEPIDEQIKPYLDKRDFDELDPIEKSILRLAVYELKYALDVPYKVVINEAIELAKSFGAEESHKYVNAVLDKIAPVLARK
- the ribE gene encoding 6,7-dimethyl-8-ribityllumazine synthase encodes the protein MKILEGAVAAPNARIAIVIARFNSFINESLLEGAVDALKRIGQVKDENITLVRVPGAYELPLVARRLAESKQYDAIVALGTVIRGGTAHFEYVAGEASSGLGQVAMQADIPVAFGVLTTENIEQAIERAGTKAGNKGAEAALVALEVVNLLEQIKSA
- a CDS encoding glycosyltransferase family 32 protein; this translates as MQKTQYYIILSVAGLLRLLGHSVKMLGYIFHFFFPKKRFSIPEFSPAKFSTSRPSKISRIVWQTNYTNQVTLPVYCNYLLNRLLSLSYDYRYMGTEQRQQYLKQYADERTYQAYCKLTDGAAQADFWRVFTLYHQGGVYLDMDAHLVWRLAKIVGADDNEVLITRRGLYTNFFLACAKGNPILQQTLDIIIDNIECKRVEGGVFFLTGPVTLNQAVEGKSVKQRLDKITCVQGTFTNEYFQYMDKKQGKWTHAKNEDLLKDNHLE
- a CDS encoding ROK family transcriptional regulator — protein: MKENHQIANVDLVKQMNSAVVYRLIDQQGPISRIQISEQSQLAPASVTKITRHLLARGLIKEVEQQQSTGGRRATSIIAERKHFHTLLIQLGRDTITFAVMDLAAIKHKKWSQKLPHLEENAAAQIVQLEAILFEQIEKFLQNQPHFAAELIAIGITLSGLVDSRTQQIQALMNMQLDEPWDLVQRLEQRFHIACFIGHDVRSLALAEHYFGATQDCDDSLLLRIHRGVGAGIVINHEVFSGHKNNVGEIGHIQVDPLGRRCLCGNVGCLETVVSNVAIEDKMQQILEDGYQSKWLSLESHDIETICKASNQQDSIATDLIEYVGVQIGRVLAMSVNMFNPEKIVLSGEITQAKNVLFPAIIKTLESHALPQFVKDIPLVASELVDEEIIGAFALIKQALLDGRLLRRLIDL